The genomic window TCCCAGCTATTATTGTCTACGGCGAATGGGTTAACCAAACACTTGTAATTGCTTTGCActggtttctatgaacatccttactgtaccgacagcgatatagtgTTATTTCTCTATCTTCGGACAAATGTACCTATTGCAGGTCACTCTGGATACaattgtctgctaaatgccctcaatttaaatgtaaatgtaattattTTGCTCTAGTCCTCGCTGTTCTGTGTTGGCAAACCTCACCGGGACTGACCTCTACAGAGATCGTAAAGACTACATGTGTGTAAGTAAGTTTCATGGCACAACATTTTGTACAATAGCCCCTTAACTACATGGGGGGTGTGATGTCATGACTCGTCAAGAACCCAAATCAATCGTCGTTTTGATTTCAGATCACAGCGCAAAAAGGGGTCGTGATCTTCAAGATCCCCTCCCCCATATTCTTCGCCAACGTGGACTTCTTCAGGGAAAAGCTTAACGATGCGGTAAGTGGACAGCTTATAATCAACCCTCAGTTCCATGAGACGCATAATAGCCTCAGCCTCAACAGGAAATTTAATTTGCATTTCAGGTTGGGTTCAATCCATTGAAGGTTCTGCGAAAACGGAACAAGGctgagaggaagatgaaggatACCTCTAAATGGGTAAGTTAAAGTTACATGTTCTGTTTCCCGACCGTCTTCACTCCAGGTTAtttacaaagagacacacacatcagtaaGACTTAATTTAACATCATCCTCCAGAATAATTTGTTGCATAATGGAAATGGCCAGGTTTTTTTATCTGGATCATGGCCAATAATTAAAAAGTATCAGTAGGTTCTTTCaattttgttgtctttttttttttttttttttttggtcccTAACGCAAAAGAAATGTGGTTAATTTGATCATAAAATGATTTTTCCAGGCATCAAGGCATGAGGGCGACGTGGTGGCCACCTGGCCGGACATGCATGCAGACGAACCGGAGCAACCGATGCAGATCGACTGGAAAGGGAATCTTCCCTCCAACGTCTCCGTGCCCAGAGTGGACCTCCACAGCCTAATCCTCGACTTCTCCGCCGTCACCTTCCTGGACATCGCGGGTATCACCGGACTCAAAATGGTCTGGCTTTAAATTGTCTGGAATTAACGAATGTTTGGTGGATTATTTTATCCAAACCACAATAGATTCATACCTTCTCGGTACGTTATGAAGCTCGTTATGAAGTAAAGTGAGTttggcgccctctgctggcacACAGGAGGTAttggttagttagttagaaGTGTGGCTCACACAGGCCTAAcctcacctgctccttaaagaacTATATCTGTAGACGCTGAAAGTTGCTTGGGATTTAAACATCTACCAAGTATTAAAGAGCAATTGTATGTAGTGGAATAAAGTTATATTGTTAAATCAAAATGTGCCCCATTGCATTGCATCCCCTGTTGCCTGTCTCAGGGTTTAAGCGTAAAGTGAAGATGTATTCTTGGGTAGATTATAACTACTACTCTCTGGTTCTCAACACAAAACGTCTTCTTTGCAGGTCGTGAAAGAGTTCATCCGTCTTCGCGTGGATGTGTACATCGTTTCTTGCGAcggtatgtaaaaaaaaaaaagaaaaaaaatacatatagtaTCTTCAatttacaccaattctgaactAAATAACGCAGATTGGATTAATATCTTGACATGCGATTTGTCTCATGCGTGTTTTTACAGAATGTATCCTGGAGAAATTACACAGATGCGCGTTTTTCGACGATGACGTCAGCCGGGCCATCTTCTACCCTAGTCTTCACGACGCTACACTGAGTGTCCTTGAGTCCCAGAAAGGAGCCCAGCCCCCGGGCTCAGTGGTAAGGAACCAACAGCTGGATCTCCTGAGCCGGCTAGTTTGAAGACATTACATACTTACATGACAGCTCAATGTCTTCAGTCACACAAAGTTTGGCAAAGACAAAATGGTGTGCAAACACATTACATAACATGTAATATTGAACAAATGTGTCCTGATTTGTGGGTGTTCATAGCCCCCTGTTAATTATCCATCTGTACAAAAATTTCCAATTTGACactatatacaaatataaatgttaGAATGACATTGATATTTTGCAGAATTGAATTAAACACCGAGACATTGAAAGGGCAATTGTGTGGACTCCAGCTGCACCATTTATCCATGTAATGGGCTTAGAATATATGTAGAATTGCATTTTCACTTGTATTTCTCCCTTTGCATATAGCTCCGTAGGGGTTGATGGAAATATTCGGACCCTACTTCGATGAAATTAAGAAAGAATGGTGTAGAACAAAGAACAGCAACTTGATATTGACCGTTTCAGTGATGAAGGTCTGGTTCCAACTGtcggatgtgtttgtgtgtttcagttGGCCGTCAGCAGACTGTAGGAGGCCATTAGACTTCAAGGGCTGCTGACTGATTTAGAAAAGGAAACTGCACTACGTTGTACATTGTTTGATCTACAAACCACTGGATACCAGAATACTATTTTCACATTATGAATTTCACCAATTGAATGTACAGTTAATGTGTAATTTATCTTATGATACAGAACTATAAATAAGGTATCTCTTTTTGCCAGACCCTAGTTATCATGTACTGTTTTTTCGAATGTTCTCATTCTCATATTTTTAAATGGAAGCTAATGACACTTTAAAACTAATTTTATTACAAAAGGTTTCCATTTCGGTTAATCAAATGTTGAGATGTGTAGAGCACAAAGTGATCTACAAAAGAACAAACCGCTTATACACATATCATAGCCGTTGTGTGCGTAAGTGACTAAAATGAAAATACAACCCTGAAACCAACATGTTTCGTTTCTTTAAAACAGAAACATCTCAGAatcacattaaaacacaaatgACATGAAAATCATTAGTTAAAAATTTATTTAGACACTTAACGTCTTTCAATGTACATATGCATGAAATCGGTCGACATATATACAGACATACTTCCTATAAGctataaaaagaagaaaaaaaaaaaagaaaggggagaaaaaaaaaagcaaattgGTTCATTTTACAAGTCTGTCGCGTGTCGGGCGAGCCCTGTGCACGGGGGAACTCCTAACGTGCACCGCATACACATTCACCACTTGTTTTTAACATCAAAAAAGGTCAGTCCTACAACCTACAAACCCTGAGGCACGCTATCACATTATGAGACCAGAAGTGTGGAGCTAGGGCCTTCgctacccccccaccacccgaCCCCCCGCTTCACTGATAGTAGTTCCTGTACCGCACCTGGTCCCCGTGGTGGGGGCCCGGCATCTGGCCCTGGGGCGGGGGCCCCTGCATGcgcggcggaggcggcgggcccctgggggccggcCACATCCCGGGGCTCAGCCCCCCCGGCTGGTTGAAGGGGGGGCTGAGCGTGGCCTGGTCCTCGGGGAACTGCGGCATGGAGTTGGGGTTGTAGTGGTGGGGCGGCGGCGCGTTCCCCGGGGGCCCGCTGTGCTGCGGCGGGGGCCCCGGCGGCGGGTGGCTCATGTAGGGCGGCATCTGGCCCATGATGTGGCCCGGGGGAGCGTTGATGGGGGGCGGCGCCGAGGacatggggggcggggcctggttgTAGCCCATGTGCGGCGTGCCGGCGCCCTGCGGCGCGTGCTGCATGGGGTGGCtgatgggcggcggcggcggcggcggcggcccgtagtgctgctgcggcggcggcgccatCATGTGGTGGGCGTGGGACACCACGGGCGGCTGGGACGGGTAGTCGcccgggtggtggtggggcggcggcggcggctgctgctgctgctgctgctgggccggCCCGGGGCCGCCGGGGAGGGCGTCGCGCCCGGACGAGTCGTCCTGGATGGGCACGGTGATGAGGTTGCTGTGTTTGCGCGTGGTCACCGTGGCGATGCGGAACGTCTCGGGCCCCAGCGCGGAGGAGGGCGGCGGGGCGTCGTgggaggcgggcgggggcggGCCGTAGGGGTCGTGAcccccgtgctgctgctgctgctgctggagctgggcGGGCAGGTGCACGTGGTTCTTGGCGAGGTGCGGCGGGGGCACGCGGAAGCGGTCCGGCACGTCGGGGGCCGGCGGGAGGTGCGGTGGGGGGTCGGCGCGGGCCCCCAGCGCGGCCTTGGCGGCCCGCATGTGGCGGTGGTTGACGTGCGCCTGCAGGTCGCGCTGCGACAGGTACGTGCGCTTGCAGCCCTGCACGATGCTGCACATGTACAGGGAGCCGCGCTGGCACTGCTCGATGCGCTGCACCTGGTCCGTGCAGCTGTACATGGtgaggctggagggggggggggggggggggacagacggTAGGACACATTTCAATGGAAGGTTGTTTTTAGGCCCATGTGTTCCAAGCCtgccgctgattggctgaagcggAAGTGGGGGAGGTTGTGAGTTGTTTTCATACCTTTCCATTTGTTCCTAAATGTTTGCGTCTTAAATGTGCTGCACTTTGACCAAAGAGATTTCCAAACTCTGGGATAATGAAGTATACTtcgacacacaggcagacaaatGGGTGCAAAACATCGTTTTCTGCCATGGTTTTGATTGTAGTTCCCCGACTAGGGCTGGGTTTGGGGTTATTTTTGGGCTGGAGAGATTTCGTAGCGTGAATATCTAATACACCTTCGACACGCGTAATCTTGTAGAATTAGTAATTACTAAGGTAATAATGCAACGGGTGAATAAATATAGCAAACCGGTTTTGTTATAGACAACTAGACATGACCGGGGCCCACCCATATGGCGAAAccaataaatataattaaa from Gadus macrocephalus chromosome 4, ASM3116895v1 includes these protein-coding regions:
- the cbll1 gene encoding E3 ubiquitin-protein ligase Hakai isoform X1, translating into MDQSDNDLQGSDGSGNLGGPDVRRRIPIKLLSKQPVRSKPPVRPQRTTGRPSKNPPGEEESFGFKQEERFDCGAKAGDVFGSQRRYPQQMFWDYKLNLIGEKDDIPVHFCDKCGLPIHLYGRMYCECNELGVGGDALAKNHKRPTIPCKHVFCYECALLHEKKGDKMCPGLTMYSCTDQVQRIEQCQRGSLYMCSIVQGCKRTYLSQRDLQAHVNHRHMRAAKAALGARADPPPHLPPAPDVPDRFRVPPPHLAKNHVHLPAQLQQQQQQHGGHDPYGPPPPASHDAPPPSSALGPETFRIATVTTRKHSNLITVPIQDDSSGRDALPGGPGPAQQQQQQQPPPPPHHHPGDYPSQPPVVSHAHHMMAPPPQQHYGPPPPPPPPISHPMQHAPQGAGTPHMGYNQAPPPMSSAPPPINAPPGHIMGQMPPYMSHPPPGPPPQHSGPPGNAPPPHHYNPNSMPQFPEDQATLSPPFNQPGGLSPGMWPAPRGPPPPPRMQGPPPQGQMPGPHHGDQVRYRNYYQ
- the cbll1 gene encoding E3 ubiquitin-protein ligase Hakai isoform X2 — protein: MDQSDNDLQGSDGSGNLGGPDVRRRIPIKLLSKQPVRSKPPVRPQRTTGRPSKNPPGEEESFGFKQEERFDCGAKAGDVFGSQRRYPQQMFWDYKLNLIGEKDDIPVHFCDKCGLPIHLYGRMIPCKHVFCYECALLHEKKGDKMCPGLTMYSCTDQVQRIEQCQRGSLYMCSIVQGCKRTYLSQRDLQAHVNHRHMRAAKAALGARADPPPHLPPAPDVPDRFRVPPPHLAKNHVHLPAQLQQQQQQHGGHDPYGPPPPASHDAPPPSSALGPETFRIATVTTRKHSNLITVPIQDDSSGRDALPGGPGPAQQQQQQQPPPPPHHHPGDYPSQPPVVSHAHHMMAPPPQQHYGPPPPPPPPISHPMQHAPQGAGTPHMGYNQAPPPMSSAPPPINAPPGHIMGQMPPYMSHPPPGPPPQHSGPPGNAPPPHHYNPNSMPQFPEDQATLSPPFNQPGGLSPGMWPAPRGPPPPPRMQGPPPQGQMPGPHHGDQVRYRNYYQ